The DNA segment CAGGACTTGGAAAAACAGAGTTTCACGAAAATCTTTCACATGCGGGACTTTCTTTTTTAGAACGTACATATTCAGATTTTACAAATACCGTCAAAACCGAATTAGGTGAGGATACTATTGTATATCCCTTAGATGTTACCATTCAGGCAAATATTGATTCATTTGCTGAGTTCTTAAAATTGAATCAAATTAAAATTCATTCCGTTTTGCATTCCATCGCTATGGATAAAACAATTCGCCAAGGTAAAGTAAAACCCATCATGACCATATCACGTGAGGAATTTATGGATGCAATGAACGTATCCGCGTTTTCGCTTCTTGCCCTTACGCAAAGTCTTTACCAAAGGGAAATACTAGCCGAGGCCAGTTCCATTGTTGCTTTGAGTTATTTAGGAGCGGAAAGAGTTGTTTCCCATCCTTACAAAAATATCGGTATCGCAAAATCTGCATTAGAGAGACTCGTAAAAGAAATGGCGATGGAATTAGGAAAGGAAAAACAAATTCAGGTCAACGCCATTCGATTTTCTCCTTACCGGGCCAGTAAAGCGGGTTCTGCCATTGAAGGACTGGAAGAAGCAGAGTTGAATTGTCAACTTCTTGCCCCTTTAGGAAATGCCTCAGCAAAAGATTTAGCTGAGGAAGTTGCTTATTTGTTTCGGCCAGGAAACCGCATTACAGGCGAAATACGACATGTGGATGGCGGTTACCATATCCGTGGGTAATTTTATGTGAATCGTTCTTTGATCAAACTTTCGAAATGATTCCCTCTTTCTTCAAAGTTTTTATACAAATCAAAACTAGCTCCTGCCGGTGAAAATATCACCGACAAGGAGTTTGGTTCATTTTCTTTCTCTGTAATCGTTGGAGAACCGATTGTATTCGATTGAAGAGTAGAATCAATTTTGTTTTTTAGATCGCTGACAAGTGTGGGAAGGTCCTGAAAATAACGAACGGGAAGTCCTGTCTGATCAAACTCAGATTTCCAAACTTCAACAGCTTTTCCATAAACCCAAAGGGGACAGTCCAATTCATTCCATCTTTTTAAAAAAGGTTCGATTGGTTCTGTTTTTGGAATCCCTCCTAAAATCAAAAACAATCCATCTCCTCTTTTGAATCCAGAAATTCCTGAAAGCATGGAATGGAGGTTTGTTGATTTTGAATCATTGATAAATTGGATTTTTTTGTATTGGTTTTTAAATTCAGAACTATCTATCTTTTTGAATCGGTGTGGAAGTCCGCTAAAGGACTCAAATCCATTTTGGATTTCCATTGGATTCATTCCCAATGATTCACTAAGAGCAATGGCAAAACATAAATTCATTAAGTTGTGTTTTCCTTTGAGTGGGAATTTGGAGGCATCATAAATATGGTTTGGCGTGTGAATTTGATTTGGATTTAAACAAACAAAATATTTTTGATCTTCACCTATGAATTGTAAGTTGGTGTATTCCGATGGTAATTCGGAAAGATATTGTAAAAAGTTTGGATTAATAAATGATTTGTGTTCGGGATTTTCTAAATTTTGGATTTTCCATTTTGCTTTTGCATAGGATTCCATGGTTTTATGTCGTTCCAAATGGTCTGAGGCTAAATTGAGAATAGCAGAGCAAGTTAATTCTAAGTTAGGTGAATCGTCTAATTGATAACTGGAAAGTTCTAAAACAACTAAATCAAGTGGTTCTAAACAAAAAGATGTAAAAGGAACTCCAATGTTTCCTCCCATTTTTGAATTAGGAAATTTTGATTTTAAGATATGATATGTGAGGGCTGTCGTTGTTGATTTTCCATCCGTTCCCGTGATTCCAATGATAGGTCCTTTGTAAAAAACACGCGCTAAACAAATTTCACTGAGTATAGGGAGTTGTCTTTCTTTCGCAACTTTTAGGATGGGATGGTCAGGGAGAATACCAGGGCTTTT comes from the Leptospira bourretii genome and includes:
- the murD gene encoding UDP-N-acetylmuramoyl-L-alanine--D-glutamate ligase → MFSESIPTRSDFDQFQNFLILGGGSSGDSSAKLLSSLGKRSVLADKFPEKANSVLYVSVLSDNHPQERLEGIDCIIKSPGILPDHPILKVAKERQLPILSEICLARVFYKGPIIGITGTDGKSTTTALTYHILKSKFPNSKMGGNIGVPFTSFCLEPLDLVVLELSSYQLDDSPNLELTCSAILNLASDHLERHKTMESYAKAKWKIQNLENPEHKSFINPNFLQYLSELPSEYTNLQFIGEDQKYFVCLNPNQIHTPNHIYDASKFPLKGKHNLMNLCFAIALSESLGMNPMEIQNGFESFSGLPHRFKKIDSSEFKNQYKKIQFINDSKSTNLHSMLSGISGFKRGDGLFLILGGIPKTEPIEPFLKRWNELDCPLWVYGKAVEVWKSEFDQTGLPVRYFQDLPTLVSDLKNKIDSTLQSNTIGSPTITEKENEPNSLSVIFSPAGASFDLYKNFEERGNHFESLIKERFT
- a CDS encoding SDR family oxidoreductase, with protein sequence MNFNLVSRTVIITGITDSSSLALVIAKECKQLGAKLICTGLGKTEFHENLSHAGLSFLERTYSDFTNTVKTELGEDTIVYPLDVTIQANIDSFAEFLKLNQIKIHSVLHSIAMDKTIRQGKVKPIMTISREEFMDAMNVSAFSLLALTQSLYQREILAEASSIVALSYLGAERVVSHPYKNIGIAKSALERLVKEMAMELGKEKQIQVNAIRFSPYRASKAGSAIEGLEEAELNCQLLAPLGNASAKDLAEEVAYLFRPGNRITGEIRHVDGGYHIRG